In Shewanella glacialimarina, the genomic stretch CCTGTTAATTGCTATGTATGAACCGCTGTTACGCGTGGTACTGCGCTTTCCTAAAATCACCATATTAGTTGCTATTATGGCGCTTGGCAGTGCGATATACCCTATGACTAAAATGGGCAGCGAGTTTATGCCTTCACTCGAAGAAGGCGATTTATTGTATATGCCTACCACCTTGCCGAGCGTGAGCTCAGGGAAAGCGGCGGAAATATTGCAGCAAACCGATCGCCTGATTAAAACCATTCCTGAAGTGAAAAGAGTATTTGGTAAGGTTGGCCGCGCAATTACAGCAACCGACCCCGCGCCACTGACTATGCTTGAAACCACGATTATGCTTAACCCACGTGATACTTGGCGTGAAGGCATGACACTGGAAGGCATTATTAGTGAACTGCAAAAAACCGTAAAAGTGCCCGGTATTACCAATGCGTGGGTGCAGCCGATTAAAACCCGTATTGACATGCTATCCACTGGGGTAAGAACCCCCGTGGGAATAAAAATATCCGGGGCAGACATTAATGAGCTACAACGGATAGGTGCTGAAATTGAAGCTGTAGTGAGCAAGTTGCCAGGTACCACTTCTGCTTTTGCGCAGCGAACCAGTGGTGGCCGTTATATTGATATCGAACCCGATCTTAAAAATGCAGCCCGATACGGTATGACCTTAAAAGATATTCAAGATGTGGTGCAAATGGCCATTGGTGGCATGCAAGTTGGCCAGTCGATACAAGGGCAAGAGCGTTATCCTATTATCATTCGCTACCCACGTGAGCTACGTGACAACATAGAAAAACTCAAAGACTTACCGGTACTTACCAAAACGGGTAAATATGTGCCTTTGGGTAATTTGGCAAGTATTACCATCAGTGATGGCGCGCCTATGTTAGCCAGTGAAAATGGCCGTCTAATCAGTTGGGTGTTTGTTGATTTACAAGACATCTCCATTGGCGAATACATCAAAATGGCACGTACTGCGTTGGATGAACAAATCACTCTGCCGCCTCGTTACAGTTACACCTTTGCTGGCCAATACGAGTACATGCAGCGAGTTGAGGCTAAAATGAAGTTAGTTATTCCACTGATGTTAATTGTGATTTTCATCTTGTTGATGATGACATTTAGCTCATTTATTCAAGCGTCGGTGATCATGTTAAGCCTACCATTCTCATTGGTGGGCAGTGCATGGTTATTATACTTGCTCGACTTCAATTTCTCGGTCGCGGTATCTGTTGGCATGATAGCCCTGGCTGGGGTAGCCGCTGAGTTTGGGGTAGTGATGCAGGTGTATTTGAATAACAGCATTAAAGATCGCCAAGCAGCAGGGCAATACAATCATCGCTCTGACTTAACCGAAGCATTAATTCATGGTGCGGTAATGCGTATTCGCCCTAAAGCCATGACGGTAGCCACTATCTTCTTTGGTTTGCTGCCCATTATGTGGGGTAGCGGTACAGGTAATGAAGTGATGCAAAAAATCGCCGCCCCTATGGTCGGCGGTATGGTTACCGCACCCTTGTTATCTTTGTTTGTTATTCCTGCAATATATTTACTGATATACGGCCGTAAAATGGCCAAGTAATTATGCCGCCAGGTATTGTTGACTTAATGCTCTCAGTAATTTGAGAGCATTTTTATATGTCCCACTCGCATAAAGCCAAATTTTAGTCCGATTGTTTATAAACTCTGCAATTCAATTCTTCCCTGAACAGTAAAAACGGGTGCATTTCTAAGCTGTTTTTGTCAAACTAGGATCCATAAAATAGATAAAAACATCAATATAATAATGACAACAAGGACACTTCATGAAAGCTTTTACACTGGTGTGTACCAGTTTAGCCATGGCTATTTCAGGCATTGCTCACGGAGCTGAAATTGATCTCAGCCATATTCAACGTTTAGGGCCTGTTAGCCAGATCACTGCCGCCCCACTATCCAAAGGTGATCATGCGGATGCTTTACGCGCTAATTTAGTTGCTAAGTTAGCGGAACAACTCAATCAAGTCGAGCCTGCGTCAGTACAAGTATTTAATCAACAACTGACCTGGCAAGCGGCCTCAGCCAAAGTTGAGGGGTTAGGCTGGTTAGCTTACCAACTCCCACTATCAACCCAGCGATTTACTCAGGGCACCTTTAAGATAAAAGGGCTTGAAAACCCACAAGTGTATTTAAATGGTCAGCTCGTTAAATCAGCTGATGAAGTGCCGCTGGTGTTAGCCAATGGTGATTATCAGCTCATTGTGTTAGCTGATGGCCAGCAAGCCGATGTGCCTTTCAGTTTAGATTGGCAGGGTAAGAGTGAGGTTGATGTACTGAGTTTTGTAAAGCAGGACACCCAGCGCGTGTCTGCTCAGCAGTTGTTTGATGCCAAAACGATTAGCAGTATGCAGCTATCGCCTAATGGTAAATACCTACTGCAATCAACGGTTGAGTATTCCCCTAGTGAGGGAGACAAAGCTATTTCGGTTACCGAGCTACGTGATGTTGCTAGCAACCAAGTGCTTTATCGTTGGCAGGACAGCTCGCCGCAAAGCAGCGCATTTTCATCAGATAGTAAACAGTTAGCTTATGTGACTGGGCAGCAAATTGTGCTGTTAGATATCGCCGATTTATCTCTAAAAATAGTAGCGGATAAAATTGAAGATGTCTCTGGTTTACAGTGGTATGGCGATACCTTGTTATTTAGCTGGCAAAAAACCTTTAAAGCCGACGAAAAAGCCACCTCAAAGCGCTATCAAGCACTGGAAGATCGCTGGAGCTATTGGCGTAATAACAGCCAGATTTACCAGTTAGATGTGGTATCTGGCGCAATGAGACAACTTACTGAATCTAAGCAAAGCAGCGACTTGTTAGACAGTGATGTCAGCTTAGGTAAGCTGTTATTGACCCGCTCAGTGGTTGACTATGCCCAACCTGCCCATGGCCTGACGCAATTATTTGAGTTGGATATTGCTAGCTTAACGGAAGTTTTAATTGGCGAATACCGCACCTTTGGCAGTGCTTTGTACGGCGAAAATGGCATGTTTATTTTGGCCGGTCCTAATTTTATGGATGGCCTAGGTAAGCAAGATCCCGCTATGGAAGTTAATGACTATGACGGTCAATTATATTGGCGCGAAACTAAAAATGAACAAATCACAGCCCTAAGCAAAGAGTTTGATCCTGCTATTACTAGCATGACAGCGGTTGCGGGTAGAGACTTGATTTTATCCGTGATAGAGGGTGATTTTGCCCCATTGTATTTCTTTGATAAAAGCCAAAATAAGTTCAGTAAAATCGATACGGGCGTCGAAATGGTCAACAGCTTTGGTATTGCTACCGATCAAGCTTTGCCTACCATTGTTTATGCCGGAACATCGGCTACTGTGCCTGAACAAGCGTATGTGATGAATATAAAGTCAAATCGCAAAGTGATGCTGTTTGATAGTAAAGTCACTAGTTATGCGACCACACGTTTAGGCCAAATGGAAGATTTTGACTTTACCAATAAACAAGGTCAATCGATTGATGGGCGAGTGTATTTACCTGTTGATTATGATGCCACTAAAAAATATCCAGCATTAGTGTATTACTACGGCGGCACCTCACCTGTTGGGCGTCACTTTACTGGACGCTGGCCATTTAATTTATGGGCGGCACAAGGCTATGTGGTGTATGTATTACAGCCTAATGGCACAACGGGTTATGGGCAAGCATTCAGTGGCCGTCATGTTAATTCCTGGGGTAAACACAGTGCGGACGACATAATTGAGGGAACTCAAGCGTTCTTGCAGGCTTATACTGCGGTTGATCCTAAAAAAGTGGGTAATATGGGTGCGTCCTATGGCGGCTTTATGACCATGTATTTAGCTACCCAAACGGATATTTTTGCCGCGTCTATGTCTCACGCTGGGATCAGTAACCTATCTTCATACTGGGGACATGGCTGGTGGGGTTATGGTTACTCTGGTGTAGCGAGTCGAGGTAGTTTCCCATGGAATAACCGTGAGTTATACGTAGACCAAAGCCCGCTGTATCATGCTGATAAAATTACCACGCCGCTATTACTGATCCATGGTGATGCCGATACCAACGTCCCTGTTGGCGAAAGTCATTACATGTATACCGCGCTTAAGTTATTAAACAAAGACGTAGAATTAGTCGAGTTTGCCGGTCAAGACCACCACATTAATGCGCGTAATATACGTTTTGATTGGTGGGACACTACAATGGCATGGTTTGACTTACAGCTTAAAGGTGAACCAGAGTGGTGGAACACCCTTTATCCTGAAACCAAAAAATAGTCTTATTAGATAGCGCCATCTCTTAACCAGAGTTGAAGTTAGTAAAAAAAGCCTCGCAACGCGGGGCTTTTTTGTCGATATTCTAAAGTGAGTTAAGCCGCTGTAAGCTCATTTACCTCACTTCAACCAATCAATTTTGGCGAATATGATGCTGATAAATCTTAGTTATCATATCGCGTAATTTATGAGTATTTAGCTTATTAGCCTAAATGAGCAGGCGTAATGTCTATCTGTCAGGGACCAAGAGCTGCGTATTGTTCGTCATGCCGGCGCGCTGAAATCAACAACTACCGATGTGACTACCGAAATACCGGTGAAGTTATTGCTCGATTATTTAGCAATAAAAGCCGATTCGGTTAAAGCGCACAATAATCACTTTGAGGTTAACTTAGCCCTGATGGCTGCCATTGCTGACAAAAAGCTATAAAGCTTTTAAGCAGTGGGTTTTGATATTTGTCTTTATGGATTAAAAACCAAAAGCGGCGTGGCATGCTAATAGGCAGAGTCAGTTGGCTAACTCGACCACTTTTTATGGCATATTGTGCCGCCAACGTGGATAAACAGCCTAATCCCAGCCCTGCTGAAACACTGCTAATCAATGCCTCAGTGGTGTTGATTTCGAAGGCGAGCTGCCAATGGTTAAGTTTCGGTGCCAGAGTATTAATAAAAACCTCGCGTGAGCCTGAGCCGGGCTCCCTTAACACCCAATCGCTATGTTCTAAGTCCGTTATTGTCAGCGTTTTTTGCTTAGCTAGTGGGTGATCGATGGCGCTAATAATGCACATTTCATCGTGACTGAAAGGGATTGAAATCAAATCTGGATGATGGGTTTGACTTTCGATAAGGGCAATATCTAGCTCAAAATCAACTAACTTTTGGCAAATAGTGGCAGAGTTTGAAATAAATAAGCTTTGCGATAAATGCTGATGTTGTTGCCGAAATTGGCTCAGTAAATACGGGCTAATATGATTGCCTATGGTATCGCTACTGCCCAGCCTGAGCTTGCCGTACAAGGCTGGATTATCGCTAAAAAGATGCGTGATCTGCAGGGCGCGAATAAGTAATTCATCTGCCAAGGGTAACAGCTGTTGCCCTTCTTGATTAAGAATAAGCCGATTGTTTACCCGATCAAATAATGGATGAGACAGTTGTTTTTCAAGTTCTGCCAACGCCATGCTGATAGCGGCTTTAGATAAGCAAAGCTGTTCTGCTGCAGCCGTTAAGGTTTTGTGTTGCGTAATAGCATGAAATACATTGAGCTGCTTCAAAGATATGTGCATGGCCATAGTGATACCATCCTCGCGTTTATCGTTATCATCAACGCCGCCATTGATGAACCGAGTGTTAATTCGTTTTTATACTCAAGTATATCGTTCAGTATTTCTTAACGCACGTCATTAATAATTGGATATATATAAACAATTAGCAAGGGTAACATCTCATTAAGAAACACATTCGCGCGTTAATTGAAACAGTGAGAGGTCAGCATGATAAACATGGCTAAAGGTAAATTAATTACAGCGCCAACGCCTATGGCCGGCTTAGCTTTGGGGATTGCCAGTTTAGGCTGGTGTTGGGAAAACTTCGCCAATTTAGATGGTTATGGTCAACTGATAGGCGCGGCCATTGCCAGCGTGTTACTTCTGCTGTTAGCGATGAAGTTTGTCGTCTTGTCCGATACCTTAAAAGAGGATTTAGCCCATCCCGTGATTGGTAGTGTGGTCCCCACATTTGCCATGGCGACTATGGTAGTGTCTAACTCGGTAGGGCAGTTTTATTTACTCGCAGGCGATGTGTTATGGTTATTTGCCGTTGGCTTACATATCGTATTTTTAATAAGCTTTTTATATCACAGAGCGAAAGCATTCGAACTCCATCACATGGTGCCCAGTTGGTTTATACCGCCCGTAGGGATTATCGTTGCCGACGTGTCATTTTCGGGTACGCCACAATTAGCCTTAATTGCTCATATCGCCTTAATCTTTGGTATGGCGACGTATGCTGTGATGTTACCGCTGATGATCTATCGTTTGATGTTTAGCCATGAAGTGCCCGATGCGGCCAAACCAACTTTGGCCGTGTTAGCCGCCCCCGCCAGTTTGTCATTAGCAGGATATTTAACCGTATCGGCTACGCCATCACCTATCATTATCGCCTTACTATTTGGCATTGCAGTGTTGATGACCAGCGTTATCTACCTGGCATTTATTAAATTACTTACCCTGCCATTTAGCCCCGGCTACGCAGCGTTTACTTTCCCTATGGTGATAGGTTCTACCGCATTATTCAAAATGGTCACCTGGATGGAAACGACCAATATAGCAGTGGATTATATTGATCAAGTACGCCGATTAGCGCAGTTAGAACTAGTCATCGCAACCGTGGTAGTGGCCTATGTGGCAATACGATATCTGTATTTTTATCAGCCGTTTAGAATTAAAACGACGGTTAGTTAATCAGTGTTTTTGGTAGAGGTTATCGATGAACCATAGGGCTTAAAACATTTTTAGACAAAAGTGGCTTAGAAGGTTTTTTTGAAAAGGTTTACTTAGACCTAACTAAATTACAGCGCGGCAATCACTCTAGTTAGTGTAACTAGACCAATATCTTATGGGACTTATTGCCTGCCAAAGAGTCGCGATCACATGGTCAGTAATATTACCTACATCAGACTGACATATCCAATATCCTATGGGTCAGATGTGAAAGGGCGACCTTTAGTGCAGACGATCCAGCGAGACGCCGCAAGCACTTCCATGTGGGCTTAACCAAAACATCCCTGTTTTGGATACTCGCTGGCTCATCTGCACTAAGCTTTTGCCTCTTCGATTTAACTTCATTCGTAATAACACAGTAAGAAAAAGCTGGGATTTACTGTTCGAATTGAGGTCATCGAGAAAGGGCTGTGAGCTTGGTATGGAATTAGTTGGGTCAGAGAAAAGTTTATAGGGATGTCGATAGATACATGTAATTGAATGGTTTTTTATTCTCTAATTGGCGTGTTCGATAGTCGTGTTTAAGATAGCCAACTCTGCCCTTTACTTTCGGTAAGTTAGCCTACTTTATTGCCAATGAAGTCAAATCGAAGAAATAGAATATTAGGTGTAAGCGCGGCTGTGACCGTCGATGGCAGGGATGCCATCGTTGAGCTTACAGGGACGTACTTGCAGCGTGTCACAGAAGTGCTTGCACATAAGGTGGCTATCTCACATCCATGTGATCGCGACATGCAAATTAGTTGGGGCAGAGTCGGATTCATAGGGGAGTCGATAGGCACATCTCATTGTGCAGTTTTTTATTCTCTAAATGGCGTGTTCGATAGTCGTGTTTAAGATAGCCAACTCTGCCCTTTACTTTCGGTAAGTTAGCCTACTTTATTGCCAATGAAGTCAAATCGAAGAAATAGAATATTAGGTGTAAGCGCGGCTGTGACCGTCGATGGCAGGGATGCCATCGTTGAGCTTACAGGGACGTACTTGCAGCGTGTCACAGAAGTGCTTGCACATAAGGTGGCTATTTCACATCCATGTGATCGCGTCATTCGTATATCCTATACATCCCTGCCAGCGTGACATTTGTAAATACTGAAAGGGAACCTGCGATCTAAATCTGCTGTGGGTGAAGCACTACTAAGTTGATTTGTTTAACATGGCCGACAAGCTTTAACGTAACACTTAGTTAGCCCTGATCTGTTTTAGCGCAGCAATCAGTAAATCATGGTCGCTTACTCATACGCGAACTCTTATGTTCACTCTTAGGTCCGGTAAAGCACTTTTACCACATGCCAGCCAAATTTTGTTTTAACTAAATGCGGCGTGATGAGCTCGCCACTAAAACAGACCTTATCAAACGGCGGTACCATTTGGCCTTGTTTAAATTCACCTAAACTGCCGCCTTTTTTACCCGATGGACAGCTAGAGTGTTGCTTTGCAAGCACATCAAATTTAGCGCCTTTTTTAAGTTTAGCCATAATGTCATCGGCCAACTCTTTGTGTTTGACCAAAATGTGTAATGCGCTAGCAGTGCGTGCCATGATGTGAACCTTTTATAAAATGTCGCTAATGACGGCATTATATCATTGCTTATGCCTGTTGCTAACCTTGCAAACTGAATGATATTTATCTGCTTAATTCGCCCGAATTAAGCATAATGATGCTGGCATATCACTTTATGCTACTGACTGATTTTACAAAATAAACATTTATCAATTTTCCTTAAGAAAGCCTTAAGATTGGCCCGATAGATTGCCAGTATAGGGTTTATAAGGATTAATCATGCCAGCTATCCATAATCACATTTCGTTACTGTCTTTTCGAAAAACCATCAATGCATTGTGCTTATGCTTTAGCGCTTTGTGGGTGATGACGTTTGCACATTCAAGCATTGCTGCGCCCGCATTAAATTATGCTGTGCAAAATGTTAAGGGTGAAACCGTTAACCTGTCAGAGTTTGCGGGCAAAGTGGTGTATGTCGACTTTTGGTCGTCCTGGTGTGGACCTTGCCGCAAATCTTTCCCTTGGATGAACGAGATGCACGCCAAATATGCCGCCAAAGGTTTAGCTGTAGTGGCGATTAATTTGGACGTTGAACCTGAGCTTGCTGCGCAGTTTTTAACAAAGTTACCCGCGAGTTTTCCTGTGCGTTATAACCCCGAAGGCGATGTGGCGAGATCATTTGATTTACAAGGCATGCCGAGCAGCTTTTTGTTCAATCGCCAGGGCGAATTAGTGCAAAAGCATGTGGGTTTTTATGATGATAAAAAAGCCCTGTATGAGCAAGAAATTCAACAGTTGTTGGTGGAGTAGTTTATGAAAAACAATTTGATTCGATTCAATATTAAAGCTGGACTCGCTATTGTTATTTTAACCGGTTTATCGGCTTGCTCAACCTTAGGTGTTGAGCCCTGGGAAAAAGATCAACTTGCAAGAGCTGATATGGCTCTAGACAGTGAAAAGCTTGATATGGCCTTAGATGATCATATTTATTTTAGTAAAGAAGGCACCAGTGGTGGTCGCTCATTAGCGGGCGGAGGTTGCGGATGCAATTAACTCAAAAACGCAATATAGCTGGCGCCATAGCCATGGCGAGTTGCAGCTTAATTAACCCTAGTGCTCAAGCGACAGACCTTAATGACACCGTAAAATCAGACGATTGGAAAGTGGATGCCGCCATTATGTATTACGGCGAGCAAGATAGAGTGCAAGCCGCTGAAGTGATCGGCAATGTGCAGAAATCGTTTGGCGATAGCTCATTATTGGACATGAAGCTGGTAGTGGACAGTTTAACGGGGGCATCGGCGTCAGGTGCGGTGGCGCAGGACAGTAGCCAAACCTTTACTCGCCCTTCTGGTAATGGTGAATATACCGTTACCCCTGGTGAAACGCCGCTTGATGACACTTTCCACGATACGCGCGTGCAATTAAGCGCGAACTGGATGGAAGTACTTAATCCAGATTGGACCTTAAACGTGGGCTTAAATGGCTCAACCGAATTTGACTATTTATCGTTAGGTTTAAATGCGGGTCTTGAGCGTAGCTTTAATAAAAACAACACGATAGTGGCGTTATCAGGGGCGTTTACCCAAGATACCATTGATGCCGTAGGTGGCAGACCTGTGGCGTTATCTGAAATGGCACTGAGATCTAAATATGATACCGAAGCCGCGTTTCAAGCTGCATTTGATGACACGCGTCAATCGGGTACCGATGACAAGCAAACGATTGACCTAATGCTTGGGGTAACCCAAAACATTAATCGCTTTTGGTTAATGCAAGCTAACTATGGTATTTCGAATGTGTCGGGTTACATGAGCGACCCATATAAGGTGTTATCTCAAGTGGATAACAGCGGTACCGCACAGGCGTACCTATATGAGAATCGCCCTGAAGATCGCTTAAAACACAGTGTGTTTTTAATGACCAAAGGCGCGTTAGATTCTGGTGTAGTTGATTTTTCTTATCGCTACAGTACCGATGATTGGGATATTTCATCACATACTTTGGAAACCCATTATCGTTATTATTTGAGCCCGAGTATTTATGCTCAGATACACCTACGTTACTACCAACAACAAGCAGCAAACTTTTATCAGCCATTTTTGTTGGCGGATGAGCCATTACCTGAATTTGCCAGCGCAGATTATCGTATTGGCGATATGACCGCGTATACGGTGGGATTAAAGTTTGGCCAACGGTTATCTGGCGGACATGAATTAAGCTACCGTTTAGAGTACTACCAGCAAAACCCAGAAAATAATGGCACTGAGTTAATTGGCCAGTTGAATCAATTTGAACAATTCCCTGCGGTGAAAGCGATTGTGGCACAAGTGAGTTATTCGTTTTAAGATGAACACATAATGTGTTTGTGGACAATGCGCTAATGAGCGGTGCCAATTTGAGTGCTAATCAGACTTATGATGCCAATCAAACCCCTTCAGCGACTTTACAGAGTCGCAGTTGGGGTTTTTTAGGGTGTTTTCGCGCTATGGCAAGCCCTTGTGAGCTATTAATGGCAACAGATAACGCCGATATAGCCCAAGCTATGTTGGATATTGCCCACAAGGAAGCCATTCGCATTGAGCAAAAATATAGCCGCTTTTTAAGTCATAACCCCCTATGGCAGATAAATAATGCCCAAGGTGCTGCGACCCCTATCGATACAGAAACCCTACAATTGCTAACCTTTGCCCAGCAATGCTACCAATTAAGTGATGGCGACTTTGACATCAGTGCAGGGCCATTAATGCGCTTATGGCGCTTTGATGGGCAGTCTTCGATACCGGATGACACGACCATTACTCAGGCTAAAGCAAATGTTAATTTTGCTAAGGTCTATTTTGATCAAGCTAATATTCAGATGCCGGCGGCAATGAACCTTGATTTTGGCGGTATTGGCAAAGAATATGCGGTTGATAAAGTGGTTCATTTATTAGCGGCTCAGTGGCCGGATATTTCGGTATTAGTGAATTTTGGCGGCGATATTCATTGTTTAGTTGAGAAATCACACTCCCCTTGGCAAGTTGGTATCGAAAACCCTAACGCCTTAGATAATGCCGCAGCGGTACTTAGTATTAACCAGGGAGCGCTTGCCACCAGTGGTGACACGCGCCGCTTTATTGAAGTGAATGGCAAACGTTATGGGCATATTATTAGCCCAGCAACGGGCTATCCAGTCGTTAATGCGCCCCGCTCTGTCACTGTACTAGGGCCTAATTGTGTCACCGCCGGAATGTTAGCCACCATGGCGATGTTACAGGGCGCGAATGCTGAGTTATTTTTAGAACAACAGTCAGTGAAATTTACAGTATTTAGATAATTGAGTGAATCAAAAAGGACAAGGTCATGCGGGTGCTACTGGTTGAAGACAATGCATTATTAGCGCAGGGAGTGTGCTTAAGTTTATCTAAGCTTGGTATGCAAGTGGATCATCTCTCAACATATCAACAAGCCTTAACGGCAGTGGATTATGAAGACTTTAGCGTGATTATTCTTGATTTAGGCTTACCAGACGGTGATGGCGCTGATTTACTTAAGCGTTGGCGCAAAAACGGGGTGTCTATTCCGACTATTGTGCTGACCGCGAATACTGATTTTGATACTCGTCTGGCGTGTCTAGACATGGGCGCAGATGATTACTTAAGTAAACCTTTTGACGTGAGAGAGTTAGCGGCAAGATTGCGCGCTATTGTGAGGCGACAGCATGGCCTAGACCATAATCAATTTGAGTATGGTGCATTAGGGATCGACTTTTCTAAGTGTGAAGTGCATTTTCGTGGTGAACTGGTTTATCTTTCAAGACGAGAATACCAATTGCTGCTTGAGTTTGCTCAGTCAGCAGGGCGAGTGTTAACGCGCTCTCAACTTGAACAATTAACCTATGGCTGGGATGAAGTTGGCAGTAACTCTATTGAGGTGCATATTCATCATTTACGTAAAAAAATGGCTAACGAACTCATCAAAACAGTGCGCGGTATTGGTTATACCTTAGTTGAGGTTGTTTAATGTCGGTAAAATCGAATCGGGGTTTAAGCTCGCTGTACTCGCTGCGCATGCTAATGGGCGTTGCTATGGTAACGGCCATTATCATTACCGTGGCTATCACTAATTTACTCAGCCGAGATGATGCTAGTAGACAAATAGAAGAGTTATTTGATGCGCAAATGCTGCAAACAGCTAAAGTGCTGGAATTGTTTTATGTGAGTGAGTTTACCGACGTAAAAATTAAACAACTTATTCAACAGCCTATAAAACTGCATGTGCAACAAACCGATATTGAAACCTTTGCAGAGCAGTCGACCACAGCCAACTTGATGTATGAAAACAAAATGTCTTTTCAACTGTTGAGCGAGTCAGGGGAATTATTAGTTTATTCAGATAGCTCCGGTGAGAAATCACTAAGTCGTTTGGCTCAGGGGTATGAGTTACGCAACATTGATAATGCCTTGTGGCACGTGTTTAGCTATTTTTCCAAAACACATAGAATATGGATTGTTACTGCACAAAGTGAGGATGTTCGCGAAGAGCTGTTAGCTAAGATGATGTCGAATACCTGGACCGTACCGTTCCTTGTTATGCCGGTCGTGTTGTTGGTGTTTCTATTGATTACTTATTACTTATTTAAACCAGTCAAAACCCTCGAAGCTAATTTACTGACGCGCGCGCCACAGGATTTATCGCCCATCAATATTGCTCTGCCTACTGAATTAATTCCGGTGCAGCGGGCTTTAAACGATTATATCCACCGTATATCACAGGCAATGCAGCGGGAAAGGCGTTTTAGTGCTGATGCCGCCCACGAGCTCAAAACCCCATTAGCTATTGTGAAGCTGCACCACAATGGTTTAAGGGATTTATATGGTGACACTGTTGAACAATTAGTCACTGAACCACAACAGGCGCAACTTCACTTAAGTGCGATTGAGCAAGGTGTGGATCGTATGAGCCATATGGTTGAACAGTTATTGTTGTTGTCCAGAGTCGATGCTATTGAGGCGCTTAATTTACAACAGTGTAGAGTGAGTGACATCATTGAGGCATCGATAAACCAGCTTATTACTATTATCGCCGACTACGAATGGCAGATTGATATTTCTCCTTCTATTATTGCCACGGTTGATGAGTTTTATATGGAGTTAGTGTGT encodes the following:
- a CDS encoding TlpA family protein disulfide reductase, whose translation is MTFAHSSIAAPALNYAVQNVKGETVNLSEFAGKVVYVDFWSSWCGPCRKSFPWMNEMHAKYAAKGLAVVAINLDVEPELAAQFLTKLPASFPVRYNPEGDVARSFDLQGMPSSFLFNRQGELVQKHVGFYDDKKALYEQEIQQLLVE
- a CDS encoding response regulator transcription factor, with the protein product MRVLLVEDNALLAQGVCLSLSKLGMQVDHLSTYQQALTAVDYEDFSVIILDLGLPDGDGADLLKRWRKNGVSIPTIVLTANTDFDTRLACLDMGADDYLSKPFDVRELAARLRAIVRRQHGLDHNQFEYGALGIDFSKCEVHFRGELVYLSRREYQLLLEFAQSAGRVLTRSQLEQLTYGWDEVGSNSIEVHIHHLRKKMANELIKTVRGIGYTLVEVV
- a CDS encoding DUF3570 domain-containing protein, giving the protein MQLTQKRNIAGAIAMASCSLINPSAQATDLNDTVKSDDWKVDAAIMYYGEQDRVQAAEVIGNVQKSFGDSSLLDMKLVVDSLTGASASGAVAQDSSQTFTRPSGNGEYTVTPGETPLDDTFHDTRVQLSANWMEVLNPDWTLNVGLNGSTEFDYLSLGLNAGLERSFNKNNTIVALSGAFTQDTIDAVGGRPVALSEMALRSKYDTEAAFQAAFDDTRQSGTDDKQTIDLMLGVTQNINRFWLMQANYGISNVSGYMSDPYKVLSQVDNSGTAQAYLYENRPEDRLKHSVFLMTKGALDSGVVDFSYRYSTDDWDISSHTLETHYRYYLSPSIYAQIHLRYYQQQAANFYQPFLLADEPLPEFASADYRIGDMTAYTVGLKFGQRLSGGHELSYRLEYYQQNPENNGTELIGQLNQFEQFPAVKAIVAQVSYSF
- the ppiC gene encoding peptidylprolyl isomerase PpiC; this encodes MARTASALHILVKHKELADDIMAKLKKGAKFDVLAKQHSSCPSGKKGGSLGEFKQGQMVPPFDKVCFSGELITPHLVKTKFGWHVVKVLYRT
- a CDS encoding FAD:protein FMN transferase, translating into MASPCELLMATDNADIAQAMLDIAHKEAIRIEQKYSRFLSHNPLWQINNAQGAATPIDTETLQLLTFAQQCYQLSDGDFDISAGPLMRLWRFDGQSSIPDDTTITQAKANVNFAKVYFDQANIQMPAAMNLDFGGIGKEYAVDKVVHLLAAQWPDISVLVNFGGDIHCLVEKSHSPWQVGIENPNALDNAAAVLSINQGALATSGDTRRFIEVNGKRYGHIISPATGYPVVNAPRSVTVLGPNCVTAGMLATMAMLQGANAELFLEQQSVKFTVFR
- a CDS encoding ATP-binding protein — translated: MSVKSNRGLSSLYSLRMLMGVAMVTAIIITVAITNLLSRDDASRQIEELFDAQMLQTAKVLELFYVSEFTDVKIKQLIQQPIKLHVQQTDIETFAEQSTTANLMYENKMSFQLLSESGELLVYSDSSGEKSLSRLAQGYELRNIDNALWHVFSYFSKTHRIWIVTAQSEDVREELLAKMMSNTWTVPFLVMPVVLLVFLLITYYLFKPVKTLEANLLTRAPQDLSPINIALPTELIPVQRALNDYIHRISQAMQRERRFSADAAHELKTPLAIVKLHHNGLRDLYGDTVEQLVTEPQQAQLHLSAIEQGVDRMSHMVEQLLLLSRVDAIEALNLQQCRVSDIIEASINQLITIIADYEWQIDISPSIIATVDEFYMELVCKNLIENACKYSPKESIISIQAIEQDNKIILKFADSGKGMSETQIARAKERFYRVDENESQGAGLGLSICQHIISLHGGELNLAANQPKGLVVSMSWPNATQ
- a CDS encoding DUF4266 domain-containing protein, which produces MKNNLIRFNIKAGLAIVILTGLSACSTLGVEPWEKDQLARADMALDSEKLDMALDDHIYFSKEGTSGGRSLAGGGCGCN